A region of Mesorhizobium sp. AR02 DNA encodes the following proteins:
- a CDS encoding ABC transporter ATP-binding protein, whose translation MKSLGSIRRDFAPWNDPNAKPYIQFDNVTKKFGDFTAVNNLSLTIFEREFFALLGASGCGKSTLLRMLAGFEEPTSGRILLDGQDLRGIPPYRRPVNMMFQSYALFPHMTVEKNIAFGLKQEGMPKPDIEKRVAEMLKLVKLEQFAKRKPHQLSGGQRQRVALARSVAKRPKVLLLDEPLGALDKKLREETQFELMDLQQNLGLTFVVVTHDQEEAMTMADRIAIIDKGEVMQVATPAEVYEAPASRFVAHFVGNVNMFEGKVAERSANTTRITGPSGAQIVVENGGGAAAAANADIVFAIRPEKIKVSSKKPADAVNALEGEVYDVAYLGDMTVYHIRLDDGQMVRASALNAARVTEDPLTWNDRAWVSFRPDAGVVLAR comes from the coding sequence ATGAAATCGCTTGGCAGCATCCGCAGGGATTTCGCGCCATGGAACGACCCGAACGCCAAGCCATACATCCAGTTCGACAACGTCACCAAGAAGTTCGGTGACTTCACCGCCGTCAACAATTTGTCGCTGACCATCTTCGAGCGCGAGTTCTTCGCCCTGCTCGGCGCCTCGGGTTGCGGAAAGTCGACGCTGCTGAGGATGCTTGCCGGCTTCGAGGAGCCGACATCAGGCCGCATCCTGCTCGATGGCCAGGATCTGCGCGGCATCCCGCCCTATCGCCGGCCGGTCAACATGATGTTCCAGTCCTATGCGCTGTTCCCGCATATGACGGTGGAGAAGAACATCGCCTTCGGCCTCAAGCAGGAAGGCATGCCCAAGCCCGATATTGAAAAGCGCGTCGCCGAGATGCTGAAGCTGGTCAAGCTCGAGCAGTTCGCCAAGCGCAAGCCGCACCAGCTTTCCGGCGGCCAGCGCCAGCGCGTCGCGCTTGCCCGCTCGGTCGCAAAGCGGCCGAAGGTGCTGCTGCTCGACGAGCCGCTCGGCGCGCTCGACAAGAAGCTGCGCGAGGAAACCCAGTTCGAACTGATGGACCTGCAGCAAAATCTCGGCCTCACCTTCGTCGTCGTTACCCACGACCAGGAAGAAGCGATGACCATGGCCGATCGTATCGCCATCATCGACAAGGGCGAGGTGATGCAGGTGGCGACGCCGGCGGAAGTCTATGAAGCCCCGGCCTCGCGCTTCGTCGCCCATTTCGTCGGCAATGTGAACATGTTCGAGGGCAAGGTCGCCGAGCGGTCGGCCAACACCACCCGCATCACCGGACCGAGCGGAGCCCAGATCGTCGTCGAGAACGGCGGCGGTGCCGCCGCCGCGGCCAATGCCGATATCGTCTTCGCCATCAGGCCGGAGAAGATCAAGGTCTCGTCGAAGAAGCCGGCCGATGCCGTCAACGCGCTGGAAGGCGAGGTCTATGACGTTGCCTATCTCGGCGACATGACCGTCTACCACATCAGGCTCGACGACGGGCAGATGGTCCGGGCAAGCGCCTTGAACGCGGCGCGCGTGACCGAGGATCCGCTGACCTGGAACGACCGCGCCTGGGTATC
- a CDS encoding polyamine ABC transporter substrate-binding protein, with protein MIRKALWLSATSVFLTLFTPAGHAEDRVVNVFNWSDYIDPTIVEDFTKKTGIKVVYDTFDSNEILETKLLAGGSGYDVVVPSGNFLARQIQAGVFQKLDKSKLPNLSNMWDTVSERTAKYDPGNEYSINYMWGTVGIGYNIKKVKAALGTDKIDSWDVFFNPESLAKLKDCGVYVLDSPADIIPAALKYVGLDPNSTSPDDIAKAEEALMKVRPFIRKFHSSEYINALANGDICLAVGWSGDVFQARNRANDAKQGVEIGYSVPKEGAQMWFDQMAIPADAPHVAEAHEFLNYMMTPEVIAKSSNAVLYANGNKASQQFVDKALLSDPAVYPDDATLQKLYTVSPYDPKTQRVITRTWTKIVTGQ; from the coding sequence ATGATCCGCAAAGCGCTCTGGCTTTCGGCGACCTCGGTATTTCTGACATTGTTCACACCTGCCGGGCATGCCGAGGACCGCGTCGTCAATGTCTTCAACTGGTCCGATTATATCGACCCGACGATCGTCGAAGATTTCACCAAGAAGACCGGCATCAAGGTCGTCTACGACACGTTCGATTCCAACGAGATCCTGGAAACCAAGCTGCTGGCCGGCGGCAGCGGCTATGATGTCGTCGTGCCGAGCGGCAATTTCCTTGCCCGCCAGATCCAGGCCGGCGTGTTCCAGAAGCTCGACAAGTCGAAACTGCCGAACCTCTCCAACATGTGGGACACGGTTTCGGAGCGGACCGCCAAATACGACCCCGGCAACGAGTATTCGATCAACTACATGTGGGGCACGGTCGGCATCGGCTACAACATCAAGAAGGTGAAGGCTGCGCTCGGCACCGACAAGATCGACAGCTGGGATGTGTTCTTCAATCCCGAAAGTCTCGCCAAGCTGAAGGACTGCGGTGTCTACGTGCTGGATTCTCCGGCCGACATCATTCCGGCGGCTCTGAAATATGTCGGCCTCGATCCGAACAGCACCTCGCCCGACGACATTGCCAAGGCCGAGGAAGCCCTGATGAAGGTCCGCCCCTTCATCAGGAAATTCCACTCGTCCGAATACATCAATGCCTTGGCCAATGGCGACATCTGCCTGGCGGTCGGCTGGTCGGGTGACGTCTTCCAGGCGCGCAACCGTGCCAACGACGCCAAGCAGGGGGTCGAGATCGGCTATTCCGTGCCGAAGGAAGGCGCCCAGATGTGGTTCGACCAGATGGCGATCCCGGCCGATGCGCCGCATGTCGCCGAAGCGCATGAATTCCTCAACTACATGATGACGCCGGAAGTGATCGCCAAATCGTCGAACGCCGTGCTCTACGCCAACGGCAACAAGGCATCGCAGCAGTTCGTCGACAAGGCACTGCTGAGCGACCCGGCCGTCTATCCGGACGACGCGACCTTGCAGAAGCTCTACACGGTCTCTCCTTACGATCCCAAGACCCAGCGCGTCATCACGCGCACCTGGACCAAGATCGTCACCGGCCAATAA
- a CDS encoding DMT family transporter, translating to MTDAASSPGLVTSTASPREERVGMLLVFLSALMWSFGGTIARFITVGDSWTVIFWRSVWAAAFLLSFMAWRDGWRGMLRSFRDMGLPGLAVGFCFAIASTAFVVALAYTTVANILLMQAGVPLLAALFAWALFRERVGVVTWVAIAAVIAGVAIMVSESLDGAVSPIGDGLALLIAFMFSIATVITRRFASVRMTPATCLGTILAAGFAASQASTFNVSAGDTGFLFAFGVVNLGIGLAFFATGARLIPAAIAALLGTFEPILGPIWVWLIHSEVPSGRTIIGGAVVVTALLVHIGLEFKRQARPQRAGVTGVPSPN from the coding sequence ATGACAGACGCAGCATCATCACCGGGTCTTGTTACGTCGACAGCCTCGCCGCGCGAGGAACGTGTCGGCATGCTTTTGGTCTTCCTGTCGGCGCTGATGTGGAGTTTCGGCGGCACCATCGCCCGCTTCATCACCGTCGGTGACAGCTGGACGGTTATCTTCTGGCGCTCCGTCTGGGCTGCCGCCTTCCTGCTCTCCTTCATGGCCTGGCGTGACGGCTGGCGCGGCATGCTGAGATCGTTTCGCGACATGGGCCTGCCAGGCCTTGCCGTCGGGTTCTGCTTCGCCATCGCATCGACCGCCTTCGTCGTGGCGCTCGCCTACACCACCGTCGCCAACATCCTTTTGATGCAGGCCGGCGTGCCGCTTCTGGCGGCGCTGTTTGCCTGGGCGCTGTTTCGCGAACGGGTTGGTGTCGTGACCTGGGTGGCGATCGCCGCCGTCATTGCCGGCGTCGCCATCATGGTGTCGGAATCGCTCGATGGCGCCGTCTCGCCCATTGGCGACGGGCTGGCGCTGCTGATCGCGTTCATGTTCTCGATCGCCACCGTCATCACCAGGCGGTTCGCTAGCGTGCGCATGACGCCGGCGACCTGCCTCGGCACGATCCTGGCCGCGGGCTTTGCCGCCTCGCAGGCGTCGACTTTCAACGTCTCGGCCGGCGACACGGGCTTTCTGTTCGCTTTCGGCGTGGTCAATCTCGGCATTGGCCTTGCCTTCTTCGCCACCGGCGCGCGGCTGATCCCGGCCGCCATCGCGGCACTGCTCGGCACATTCGAGCCGATCCTTGGGCCGATATGGGTCTGGCTCATCCATTCCGAGGTGCCGTCCGGGCGCACCATCATCGGCGGTGCGGTGGTGGTCACGGCGCTGCTCGTCCATATCGGGCTCGAGTTCAAGCGCCAGGCACGGCCGCAGCGGGCAGGGGTCACCGGAGTGCCGTCGCCGAATTGA
- a CDS encoding DUF2167 domain-containing protein, protein MSRTSLWLGLGLALSTWPALAEKPSDFFKSYQGYNEAGKAFLDKIDPKIGAVDLAEGVHLNLGDKFYFLDKKDTVSVLTEAWGNPPNSASDAVGMIFPAKYDPLAEGNWGIELRWEKIGYVDDGDAASIDYDELLKSMQSDTLSGNDQRVKDGYPPITLIGWASPPVYDAVNKRLHWAKELKFGNDATHTLNYDVRFLGREGVFVMSYIATVEQLPEIKQSLDGVLGIADFTAGKKYSDFIPSTDTVAAVGIGGLIAGKLAAKAGLIAVALIALKKFGLILLVPLAGLWRFIRGKKTTS, encoded by the coding sequence ATGAGCAGGACAAGTCTTTGGCTCGGTTTGGGTCTCGCGCTTTCCACGTGGCCTGCTTTGGCAGAAAAACCCTCGGATTTCTTCAAATCCTATCAAGGGTACAATGAAGCCGGCAAGGCTTTCCTGGACAAGATCGATCCTAAGATCGGCGCGGTTGACCTTGCCGAGGGTGTGCACCTGAACCTTGGCGACAAGTTTTATTTTCTGGACAAGAAAGACACGGTCTCGGTCTTGACCGAAGCTTGGGGCAATCCGCCCAATTCCGCTTCCGACGCTGTCGGCATGATCTTTCCAGCCAAGTACGATCCTCTCGCTGAGGGCAATTGGGGGATAGAATTGCGATGGGAGAAGATAGGCTATGTCGATGATGGCGACGCCGCGTCCATCGATTATGACGAACTGCTCAAAAGCATGCAGTCGGACACATTGTCGGGTAATGACCAAAGGGTAAAGGACGGCTATCCGCCTATCACCTTGATCGGTTGGGCATCACCGCCAGTCTACGACGCAGTCAACAAGCGCTTGCACTGGGCCAAAGAATTGAAATTTGGCAACGATGCCACCCATACGCTCAACTATGACGTCCGCTTCCTGGGCAGGGAGGGCGTTTTCGTGATGAGCTATATAGCAACGGTGGAGCAGCTGCCGGAGATAAAGCAGAGTCTGGATGGGGTCCTAGGCATCGCCGACTTCACTGCAGGCAAGAAGTACAGTGACTTTATACCAAGCACCGACACAGTTGCGGCAGTCGGCATTGGCGGCCTCATTGCAGGAAAATTGGCGGCGAAGGCAGGGCTCATTGCTGTGGCGCTCATTGCGCTGAAGAAATTCGGCTTGATCCTGCTGGTCCCTCTGGCAGGGCTCTGGCGCTTCATCCGTGGGAAGAAGACCACTTCCTAG
- a CDS encoding helix-turn-helix domain-containing protein translates to MADQKIFAGPRIRRIRNAKGLTQTAMAEGLGISPSYLNLIERNQRPLTVQLILKLASVYKVDPHELQGEARGSVAALKEVFTDPLLVGELPGDQELIELAEAAPNASAAVIKLFRAYREQAERLSDLNELLAREGRATALSGARLPIDEVHETFERRPNHFMALEEEAEAFTAVLDPGDDLFGALKAWLKREYGIVVKVLPVATMPNWRRRYDRHSQRLFLSERLSPFDQLREVAMEACLIRMTVAVAGQIQALKLTTDEARRLARFELGRYAAHALMMPYQAFHAAAVRARYDIDVLRSRFGVSFEQAANRLTMLQRQGAPGVPFFMLEVDNAGNRFRRAGSQGFPHSRFGGGCPKLPVHAAFSQPGQIFVEAVEMPDGAEFLCIARTLEGPQGAFSERPRRTALLLGCDIGFRDDIVYGAALPGAAAAGKSGQGTVAATPVGPACRLCERVGCLARAEPPVTRPLGLDEMVTGLSAFDFQ, encoded by the coding sequence ATGGCTGACCAGAAGATTTTCGCCGGGCCGCGCATTCGCCGCATCCGCAACGCCAAGGGCCTGACCCAGACGGCGATGGCCGAGGGACTCGGCATCTCGCCGTCCTATCTCAACCTGATCGAGCGCAACCAGCGGCCGCTGACGGTGCAACTGATCCTCAAGCTGGCGTCCGTCTACAAGGTCGACCCGCACGAGCTGCAAGGCGAGGCAAGGGGGTCGGTCGCGGCCTTGAAGGAGGTTTTCACCGATCCGCTGCTGGTCGGCGAATTGCCGGGAGACCAGGAACTGATCGAGCTTGCCGAGGCGGCGCCCAATGCGTCGGCCGCGGTGATAAAACTGTTCCGCGCCTATCGCGAGCAGGCCGAGCGGCTGTCAGACCTCAACGAGCTTCTGGCGCGCGAGGGGCGGGCGACAGCGCTTTCCGGTGCCCGCCTGCCGATCGACGAGGTGCACGAGACCTTCGAGCGGCGGCCAAACCATTTTATGGCACTTGAGGAGGAAGCCGAGGCGTTCACCGCGGTGCTCGATCCCGGCGACGATTTGTTCGGTGCCTTGAAGGCCTGGCTGAAGCGCGAATACGGTATCGTCGTCAAGGTGCTGCCGGTCGCTACCATGCCAAACTGGCGCCGCCGCTACGATCGCCATTCCCAACGCCTGTTCCTCTCAGAGCGGCTGTCGCCATTCGACCAGCTGCGCGAAGTGGCGATGGAGGCCTGCCTGATCCGTATGACGGTTGCGGTCGCCGGTCAGATCCAGGCGCTCAAGCTGACCACCGACGAGGCCCGCCGTCTCGCCCGCTTCGAGCTCGGCCGCTATGCCGCGCATGCGCTGATGATGCCTTACCAGGCCTTTCATGCTGCCGCCGTGCGCGCCCGCTACGACATCGACGTCCTGCGTTCGCGCTTCGGCGTCTCCTTCGAGCAGGCGGCGAACCGGCTGACCATGTTGCAGCGGCAGGGCGCGCCGGGTGTGCCCTTCTTCATGCTGGAGGTCGACAATGCGGGGAACCGCTTTCGCAGGGCCGGCAGCCAGGGCTTTCCGCACAGCCGCTTCGGTGGCGGCTGTCCCAAGCTGCCCGTCCATGCCGCCTTCTCTCAGCCCGGCCAGATCTTCGTCGAAGCGGTGGAAATGCCCGATGGCGCCGAGTTCCTCTGCATCGCCCGCACGCTGGAAGGGCCGCAAGGCGCGTTCTCGGAGCGTCCGCGCCGCACCGCGCTGCTGCTCGGTTGCGACATCGGCTTTCGCGACGACATTGTCTACGGCGCGGCCCTGCCCGGCGCGGCGGCTGCAGGAAAGTCGGGACAAGGCACCGTCGCGGCGACGCCGGTCGGACCCGCCTGCCGGCTTTGCGAACGCGTCGGCTGCCTGGCGCGCGCCGAACCGCCGGTGACACGCCCGCTTGGCCTTGACGAGATGGTGACCGGCCTGAGCGCCTTCGACTTCCAGTAA
- the aceA gene encoding isocitrate lyase, whose protein sequence is MTDFYNLVPSAPEGRFDGIERPYSPEDVKRLRGSVQIRQSLAEMGANRLWKLIHEEDFVNALGAMSGNQAMQQVRAGLKAIYLSGWQVAADANTASAMYPDQSLYPANAAPELVKRINRTLQRADQIETSEGNGLSVETWFAPIVADAEAGFGGPLNAFEIMKAFIEAGAAGVHYEDQLASEKKCGHLGGKVLIPTAAHIRNLNAARLAADVMGAPTLVVARTDAEAAKLLTSDIDERDQPFVDYAAGRTVEGFYQVRNGIEPCIARAVAYAPHADLIWCETSKPDLAQAKKFAEGVRKHHPGKLLAYNCSPSFNWKKNLDDATIAKFQRELGAMGYKFQFITLAGFHQLNYGMFELARGYKARQMAAYSELQEAEFAAEANGYTATKHQREVGTGYFDAVSMAITGGKSSTTAMHESTEHAQFKPAAE, encoded by the coding sequence ATGACTGATTTTTACAACCTCGTCCCCTCGGCGCCGGAAGGCCGCTTTGACGGCATCGAACGTCCCTATTCCCCTGAGGATGTGAAGCGGCTGCGCGGCTCGGTGCAGATCCGCCAGAGCCTAGCCGAAATGGGTGCCAACCGGCTGTGGAAGCTCATCCACGAGGAGGATTTCGTCAACGCGCTCGGCGCCATGTCCGGCAACCAGGCGATGCAGCAGGTGCGCGCCGGGCTGAAGGCAATCTACCTGTCGGGCTGGCAGGTCGCGGCCGACGCCAACACCGCCTCGGCGATGTATCCCGACCAGTCGCTTTATCCGGCCAATGCCGCGCCCGAGCTGGTCAAGCGCATCAACCGCACGCTGCAGCGTGCCGACCAGATCGAGACCTCCGAGGGCAATGGGCTTTCGGTCGAGACCTGGTTCGCGCCAATCGTCGCCGACGCCGAAGCCGGCTTCGGCGGACCACTCAACGCCTTCGAGATCATGAAGGCGTTCATCGAGGCGGGTGCCGCCGGCGTCCATTACGAGGACCAGCTGGCGTCGGAAAAGAAGTGCGGCCATCTCGGCGGCAAGGTGCTGATCCCGACCGCCGCGCATATCCGCAACCTCAACGCCGCGCGCCTGGCAGCGGATGTGATGGGTGCGCCGACGCTCGTCGTGGCGCGCACCGACGCCGAAGCCGCGAAGCTTCTGACATCCGATATCGACGAGCGCGACCAGCCCTTCGTCGACTATGCTGCCGGCCGTACGGTCGAAGGCTTCTACCAGGTCAGGAACGGCATCGAGCCCTGCATCGCGCGGGCTGTCGCCTATGCCCCTCACGCGGACCTGATCTGGTGCGAGACCTCGAAGCCCGACCTGGCACAGGCCAAAAAGTTCGCCGAGGGCGTGCGCAAGCACCATCCGGGCAAGCTGCTGGCCTATAATTGCTCGCCCTCGTTCAACTGGAAGAAGAATCTCGACGACGCGACGATCGCCAAGTTCCAGAGGGAACTCGGCGCCATGGGCTACAAGTTCCAGTTCATCACGCTGGCCGGCTTCCACCAGCTCAACTACGGCATGTTCGAACTGGCGCGCGGCTACAAGGCACGGCAGATGGCAGCCTATTCCGAGCTGCAGGAAGCCGAGTTCGCAGCGGAGGCCAATGGCTACACCGCGACCAAGCACCAGCGCGAAGTCGGCACCGGCTATTTCGACGCCGTGTCGATGGCGATCACCGGCGGCAAGTCGTCGACCACCGCCATGCATGAATCGACCGAGCACGCACAGTTCAAGCCGGCCGCCGAATAG
- a CDS encoding response regulator, giving the protein MTQDSSAETTRSPSQVLVVGKSPINRVVVSKIVERSGLKPISESPDMAAKTLRTLVPGVIVLDGGADNKDCDSLMSGIETLRRASGKSLPPVILLSTKTGTPESLGLSSVIDVVVAKPITPERLQPVIDRLISR; this is encoded by the coding sequence GTGACCCAGGATTCAAGCGCCGAGACGACCCGCAGTCCCTCGCAAGTGCTTGTTGTCGGGAAATCGCCGATCAATCGCGTGGTGGTGTCGAAGATCGTCGAGCGATCAGGGCTCAAGCCAATCTCGGAATCGCCCGATATGGCGGCGAAAACCTTGCGCACGCTGGTGCCAGGCGTGATTGTGCTGGACGGCGGCGCAGACAACAAGGACTGCGACAGCCTGATGTCCGGCATCGAAACGTTGCGGCGGGCTTCGGGCAAATCGCTTCCTCCCGTCATCCTGCTTTCAACCAAGACCGGCACGCCGGAGAGCCTTGGCCTGTCGAGCGTGATTGACGTGGTGGTCGCCAAGCCGATCACGCCCGAGCGGCTGCAACCGGTGATCGATCGCCTGATCAGCCGCTAG
- a CDS encoding HAD family hydrolase gives MRNNNELTTIGFDADDTLWQNEQFFRMTERRFAAMLADHGEEKQISARLLEAERRNLAVYGFGIKGFTLSMIETAIEVTDGRVPASVIVEILDAGREMLSHPIEVLPHVRETVEKLAGAYRLVLITKGDLFDQERKLAGSGLGDLFDAVEIVSDKNAATYARLFSRHGDGPAKRMMVGNSLKSDVVPAIEAGGWGVHVPHELTWVLEHVEAPVAEPRFRQIADLGQLPELVESIKNPA, from the coding sequence ATGCGAAACAACAACGAACTGACGACCATCGGCTTCGACGCCGACGACACGCTTTGGCAGAACGAGCAGTTCTTCCGCATGACGGAGAGACGCTTCGCCGCCATGCTTGCCGACCATGGCGAGGAGAAACAGATTTCGGCGCGATTGCTCGAGGCCGAACGACGCAACCTTGCCGTCTATGGCTTCGGCATCAAGGGATTTACGCTGTCGATGATCGAGACGGCGATCGAGGTGACCGACGGGCGGGTGCCGGCTTCGGTCATAGTGGAGATTCTCGACGCCGGCCGCGAGATGCTGAGCCACCCGATCGAGGTCCTGCCGCATGTGCGTGAGACGGTGGAGAAACTCGCCGGCGCATACCGCCTTGTGCTGATCACCAAGGGCGACCTCTTCGACCAGGAGCGCAAGCTGGCTGGCTCCGGCCTCGGCGACCTGTTCGATGCGGTTGAGATCGTCAGCGACAAGAATGCCGCGACCTATGCGCGCCTCTTCAGCCGCCACGGCGATGGTCCCGCAAAGCGCATGATGGTCGGCAATTCGCTGAAGTCGGACGTGGTGCCGGCCATCGAAGCCGGTGGCTGGGGTGTCCATGTGCCGCACGAACTGACCTGGGTGCTCGAACATGTCGAGGCGCCAGTCGCCGAGCCGCGATTCCGCCAGATAGCCGATCTCGGGCAATTGCCCGAACTGGTCGAAAGTATCAAGAACCCAGCTTGA
- a CDS encoding glutamine synthetase family protein, translating into MMPPAKKEVRPSSRGGRARTPAFVKNLRGVKNWKEVSEWLQWRGIEDIECITPDQAGVARGKMMPSKKFTSNTSLALPSAVFMTTISGGYPEDGNGFHYPEDDGDLKLMPDLSTLTVVPWEEDPTAAVICDLVHQDGRSVEFTPRNVLKRVLAAYDKLGLKPVVAPEIEFYLVRKNPDPDYPLTPPVGRSGRAIGGGAGYSIAGVNEFDELIDDIYHFSESQGLEIDTLIHEEGAGQLEINLRHGDPIELADQVFMFKRTIREAALKHEIYATFMAKPIQGQPGSAMHIHQSIVDKKTGRNIFSAEDGSETEEFFHFIGGMQKHVPNALVMFAPYVNSYRRLTQAASAPVNNKWGYDNRTTAFRVPRSDPAARRVENRIPSSDANPYLALAASLACGLIGITRKIKAEPPVLTTANAHEIDLPRSLLEAVDLFEGDEELCALLGKSFAATYAAIKRAEFETFMEVISPWEREYLLLNV; encoded by the coding sequence ATGATGCCGCCTGCAAAAAAGGAAGTCCGTCCGTCGAGCCGCGGAGGACGGGCGCGCACGCCTGCCTTCGTGAAAAACCTGCGTGGTGTGAAGAACTGGAAGGAAGTCAGCGAATGGCTGCAATGGCGCGGCATCGAGGACATCGAATGCATCACGCCTGATCAGGCTGGCGTGGCACGCGGCAAGATGATGCCGTCGAAGAAATTCACCTCCAACACCTCGCTGGCACTGCCTTCGGCCGTCTTCATGACGACGATTTCCGGCGGCTATCCCGAAGACGGCAACGGCTTCCACTATCCTGAGGACGACGGCGACCTCAAGCTGATGCCGGACCTGTCGACGCTGACGGTGGTGCCCTGGGAAGAAGACCCGACGGCCGCCGTCATCTGCGACCTCGTCCACCAGGACGGCCGCTCGGTCGAGTTCACGCCGCGCAATGTGTTGAAGCGCGTGCTTGCCGCCTATGACAAGCTCGGGCTGAAGCCGGTTGTGGCGCCCGAGATCGAATTCTACCTGGTGCGCAAGAATCCGGACCCGGACTATCCGCTCACCCCGCCTGTCGGCCGCTCGGGGCGCGCAATCGGCGGCGGCGCCGGCTATTCGATCGCCGGCGTCAACGAGTTCGATGAACTGATCGACGACATCTACCATTTCTCCGAAAGCCAGGGCCTGGAGATCGACACGCTCATCCATGAAGAGGGCGCAGGCCAGCTCGAGATCAATCTGCGCCATGGCGACCCGATCGAGCTCGCCGACCAGGTGTTCATGTTCAAGCGCACCATTCGTGAAGCCGCGCTCAAGCATGAGATCTACGCGACCTTCATGGCCAAGCCGATCCAGGGTCAGCCGGGTTCGGCCATGCATATCCATCAGTCGATCGTCGACAAGAAGACAGGCAGGAACATCTTTTCCGCCGAGGACGGCTCGGAGACCGAGGAGTTCTTCCATTTCATCGGTGGCATGCAGAAGCATGTGCCCAACGCCCTGGTAATGTTCGCGCCTTACGTCAATTCCTACCGCAGGCTGACGCAGGCGGCCTCGGCTCCGGTCAACAACAAATGGGGCTATGACAACCGCACCACGGCGTTCCGCGTGCCGCGTTCGGATCCCGCGGCGCGGCGTGTCGAAAACCGCATCCCCTCCTCCGACGCCAATCCCTATCTGGCGCTGGCGGCCTCACTTGCCTGCGGACTGATCGGCATCACCAGGAAGATCAAGGCCGAACCTCCGGTGCTGACGACCGCCAATGCGCACGAGATCGACCTGCCGCGCAGCCTGCTCGAAGCCGTCGACCTGTTCGAGGGCGACGAGGAACTCTGCGCGCTGCTGGGCAAGTCCTTCGCCGCCACCTATGCGGCGATCAAGCGGGCGGAATTCGAGACGTTCATGGAAGTGATCAGTCCGTGGGAGCGGGAGTATTTGTTGCTGAATGTTTAG
- a CDS encoding four helix bundle protein, translating to MSKIESYRDLIVWQQAMDLVVSIYEATRAWPKEEIYGLTAQLRRAATSVPANIAEGYGRESRASYQQFLRIALGSLKELETHLLIAQRVGITSHEVAKPLMAQSESVGTLLRLLIRKLSPE from the coding sequence ATGTCGAAGATCGAATCGTACAGAGATTTGATCGTCTGGCAGCAGGCCATGGACCTAGTTGTATCAATCTACGAAGCGACACGAGCCTGGCCGAAAGAAGAGATCTATGGATTGACAGCTCAATTACGCAGGGCAGCCACTTCCGTACCTGCCAACATCGCCGAGGGTTATGGGCGAGAGAGCCGAGCCTCCTATCAACAATTTCTAAGGATCGCGCTGGGATCGCTCAAAGAGTTGGAAACCCATCTGCTGATCGCGCAACGCGTCGGAATTACGTCCCATGAGGTAGCCAAACCATTGATGGCCCAGAGTGAGAGCGTGGGAACGCTCTTGCGGCTTCTGATCCGCAAATTGTCGCCTGAATAG